One genomic region from Bacteroidales bacterium encodes:
- a CDS encoding 4Fe-4S binding protein — translation MKQITIVSGKGGTGKTSITSAFASIAQNKILVDCDVDAADLFLTTQPTIIEQHEYEGGKIAVIDAEACTNCGICEELCRFDAISLVDGQTTISEFSCDGCKLCEIACPVNAITMEENMDSSWFKSDTRFGPMVHAKLGIGEDNSGKLVTKIRDIAVQIAKEKEIETVLIDGPPGIGCPVISTLTGVDVALMVTEPTLSGMHDLHRLIELAKGFKLKSYVMINKFDLNTNISNDIEKLCQEEELEVLAKIPFNRDFVDAMVNQQTVVEYAPESDLSKTLTKVWNRLETS, via the coding sequence ATGAAACAAATAACCATAGTTAGCGGAAAAGGCGGAACAGGCAAAACAAGTATTACTTCGGCTTTTGCTTCTATTGCCCAAAATAAGATTTTAGTAGATTGCGATGTTGATGCTGCCGACTTATTTCTAACAACACAACCAACAATTATTGAACAACACGAGTACGAAGGCGGCAAAATTGCTGTAATAGATGCAGAAGCGTGTACTAACTGCGGAATTTGTGAAGAATTATGCCGCTTTGATGCCATCAGCTTAGTTGATGGACAAACTACCATATCAGAATTTTCTTGCGATGGTTGTAAGTTATGCGAAATTGCCTGCCCGGTTAATGCTATTACAATGGAAGAAAATATGGATAGCAGCTGGTTTAAATCAGATACCAGATTTGGGCCTATGGTGCATGCCAAACTTGGAATAGGCGAAGATAACTCGGGGAAATTAGTAACAAAAATTCGAGATATAGCTGTTCAAATTGCCAAGGAAAAAGAAATAGAAACCGTTTTAATAGATGGTCCTCCCGGTATTGGGTGTCCGGTAATTTCTACACTAACTGGTGTTGATGTTGCTTTAATGGTAACAGAACCCACGCTATCCGGTATGCACGATTTACATCGATTAATTGAATTGGCTAAGGGATTTAAATTAAAATCATACGTTATGATTAATAAATTCGACTTGAATACAAATATTAGCAATGATATTGAAAAATTATGCCAAGAAGAAGAATTAGAAGTGTTGGCAAAGATTCCATTTAATCGCGATTTTGTAGATGCTATGGTTAATCAACAAACTGTAGTGGAATATGCCCCTGAATCAGATTTAAGTAAAACACTTACAAAAGTGTGGAATCGATTAGAAACAAGCTAA